The following is a genomic window from Tripterygium wilfordii isolate XIE 37 chromosome 19, ASM1340144v1, whole genome shotgun sequence.
TCTTGCATTTGATTGATAAAATCATAGGGATCACAGATTTACTTTGCCAAGCTCTACAACGTAAATCCTTGGATATCTTGAATGCTTTGAGATTAGTTTGAACAACGAAAGCTCTCCTTTCCAGATTTAGACAAGATGAGTGGGATACATTTTTTGAGAAAGTGAAGTTATTTTGTACCAAACATGACATTGATATTCCTGATATGGGTGGTCATTATAGAGTGCGTCGTTCATGTCAACGACAAGATCCTATTACAATCGAACACCATTATCACTTTGATGTCTTCAATAAGGTAATTGATTTTCAGTTGATGGAGTTAAATGGTAGATTCAACGAGAAATCAGTGGAACTTCTTACTCTAAGCTCTGCTTTGGATCTGAGTGATTCCGTCAAAGCATTTAAAATTGAAGACATATGCAATCTTGCAAGCAAATTTTATACTCAAGATTTCAATTCACAAGAAATCCATGCTTTGAGATGTGAGTTGGAGCATTATCAGTATGATGTAATACTTGATCCTGAGTTTCAAAGAGTTTCTACACTTTCTGAATTATGTCACAACTTAGTTACGTCAAGAAAGTCACAGAACTATTATCTGACAGAGAGATTGATTCGTCTAGTATTAACTCTTCCTGTTTCGACGGCGACTACAGAACGAGCATTTTCAGCCATGAAGCATGTTAAGACAGCCCTCCGTAACAAAATGGATGATGAATTTCTTGCAGATTGCATGGTTCTTTACATTGAACGAGAACTTGCTGAGAAAGTCAATTTAGATTCTGTAATAGATGATTTTTATTCCTTGAAGTCTCGTCGGGCACAACTTCAATAGATATTATCTCATCTTGTGTAAGGTATTTTGTTTCATCAACTTTAATTGTGTATTTATGCTAATGTTTTACGGTTATTTTATGCGTTAAATAGGTGTAATGTCGTAAATAACTCTAAAAAAATTTTCGGGGGCGCTACCCCCGAACCCCCATCAACTTCTAGTAGCCCCCCAACTCCAATTCCTGGTTCCGCCCTTGTTTTGAGGTTTTACTCAATGGATTCCAAGCTTACTTGGGTGGATTAGTCATGAACTAGCCAATCGATTCGTACTTTCGCGCCTCGTCAGATTGTTACATAACCTTGATTTAGAAGTCATGTGTTTTCTTCAGCTCGTTTGCATGAGATGTCTTTTTGAAAGATAGAAGATAAGTGCCTAACAGGTTGAAAGAGTTTCTCCCTGGTCTTGTCGGCCCCCAACAAATTTCGTAAGTATACAACAGGTCGGGGATAATGTTCTTAATAAATGGGTCCCCGCCATTTAGGGAATTCAATATGGGGAGGTATTTTCCATCAAGAACTTCTGATATTTGAAACCTAAAATCTAGTGGAGTTAGCAAGAATACTAACTGTTTGTTAAAAAGCCTCAACCAATCAATGGTTTTTGTCGATGTcgtattttctaaaattgctGGTACCTATGCTTGTTAGTTGTCACCAAGTCGAGTTTGTGGAAAATATGACCAATTATATACAAAAGTCTGGTGAGATATAAATGAGATTGGGATAAAGTAAAGAGGAGAATGTTGACAGACGGAAAGGAAATGTCAAAACGAGAAAAATGTTGTCGAGGTTGTTTTCACAAATTGATGTCCACTTaatcaaataattaagaaattGGGAATCGTAGAATCCAACCGATATTTCGTTGTATAAGCCTGACCCACGTCAAGACTTCAAGCTGTAAATCGTTGGCAAAGTAAACGCATTGGATTTTTTAGAGCAATCACTTAAATTGTTATAAAAACTTGACTGATGTTTATAAGAATTCGATTTTCCATTTTCTGACGTAATCCATATTCTCAGCAGCATAAATATGAAACCAAGAAAGGTCAAGAGAAACgatttataataaatttctacaatattaaaatattaactGTCTTGACCATCAAAttctaatgatgatgatgaaaacaagATTTATTTTTATGTGTCTTGACCCTTGCAAATCATTCTGATGTTTCCATCttatcaaatatattttgatgATCTGTGGGTTTTGTTAcaataccttcttttttttcttttttcttttttttttttcccttttctgtaTCTATTCTGTACCAAGCTTTATGTTTGTGAATGGTCAGCTTTCtgttttatatgtttttgttttttctatttGAGATGTGCCGGGGTTAAGAGCATTGATGCAATGTGGAAGTACGAATCGATTGACAAGTTCACGGTTAAGCTAAAATATGAAAATGTTATTTATCCCAAAGAATCCCAGATCTAGCTGGTGCTGAGCTGGTGTGATTACTCAGCATGCCAACATGGATAAAGACAAAATAAATGAAGACTTTTTATTACATAAGGTTCCATTTCCCGCTCTTCCAAATAAAGTTCCCGCTTCTCTTTGTAGAGACATCATTTCACAACTTCTCTCTATTGCTTTACacaatttctttctcttgttgtacacaatttctctctcttactttaaGGAAACCTTGAACTATCATCAAGGGCAAGCTCTGTCATTTGTGGGAACCGGATTGTGTTGAATTGGGTAGGTTCACAGCTGCTATCAAGGTCGGAGCAATAGTTAGATGCTGAGTTGTTCGTGACTTGCCGTCGGTTTCAGAACAACTTCTGATTGTTCACAGTCGAGATTCAAGGTAGGGAGTATAGATTTAGTCATTGGTGTAAATTTTCTCCAATTTTGAACTATATTGGTGATTCCATTGGTGTTAAGAACCTTGTAGGTGACCATTAAGCTGTCAATTGAAAATGGTTCGAGGTCAATTTGATACACGATGTTCTTATAGGATTTTGTCGTGAAGTTGCTATCACCATAGTGCATTTTCATGCTAGTTTATGTTCGGTGACAAATTTGAGTGTAGATTACTTGTTAAGTTGTTTTGGTAGCCTTTTTTGAATACATTGTTATGTAATACATTACTTACTTTGTGTGTTATATTTGATGAATTTTGCAGGGTCCTACATTGATTTCAATGTAGAAATGGAAGGAAATAATGATGTATATCCCCTTTCGGAGATGAGGAAATTGAGGGATCAAACAACATGATACACAATGGAGATTGAGGGGATTTTTAACCATGTAAATGTATGGACAAGCCCATTGATTTAGTAAAGAAATGGAAGGGCATGATGAGCCATATCCATTGTGGGATGACTTGGAGATTgaggggatttttttttgtaagggtTGTACATTGTTTACTCTTAGGGAAGttatgggatatatatatataataacatatGTTGTTTTCAATCAATGTTCAGTGTAATATGCATATTGCTAATTTTCACAAAGGAAACCACAATACATTGATAAATTAGTTCAACATAGTAGCAAAAAATTTTTTACAATGTGCTTCTTCCTAAGCTAGCTTGGCACTATCATCTTCATTGGAAACAAGGACTATGTTATCTTTCTCATCCCATACAAGACCATTGTCATTGAGAAGCACAAACATAACGTGAGTCCTAATTAAACCTAAGAAGATTTTCCTTGGACAAAGTCTTTGGGATAGGTTTGTTGGTAAAGATGTACTCCATCATGTGCATGACAATAATGTCACAATCCACATTGTTTGACAACAAAGACAATAAATATAGATGCATaagttaattattaatattcaaagtaatataaatattttagtaGTTATTGGAAAACTTATGATCCTGAAGGTTGTTGGGGAGCGTCCCTAATTGACAACTTTAAATCCAAGTTACTTTGtcattgaaaacaatgtaataaatgtaAGTCTATTGTGCAGCCAactaaaataatgtaataaatttgGAGCAagacaatgcaatgaacaaagcAACAGATCCATATGAACAAACCAAAATGGGTTCATGGGATCTCGTTGTCAAATGTGTCCTCAAACCTTaacaaaaatcaatggaatacaaAGCAACAGAGCCATATGGTTTCAAATCCTTCCTAAAAAACTTTATTATTCACGTAATCCCCCAGGACAGGGATGAAGGGTATCTCCTTTGGGTATGTTACATGGTTTtataaaacaatgcaatgaacaaaattGGGGGACAAATGGAAGATGGATGTCAAATGATTCGTCAAACCTTAACAAACATCAATGGAATACAAAGAAACACAGCTATATGGTTTCAAATCCTTTCCAAACAACTTCATTATTCAAGCAATTGGTCCAAAAAATGGAGGAAGGACATCTCCTTTGACTAATTTACATTGTATTATCAAACAATGCAATGAGCAAAATGGTGGTACATTGGATCTGGTTGTCAAATGAGTCCTCAAATCCTaacaaaaaattaatggaatacaAAGGAACACAACCATATGGTTTCAAGACAATGCAAGCACAAAATATGTGTGCAACTATTTTGGGTACCAAGATGGCATAGaaaccaatcaaaatcaatGAAGACATGCAATATGGTCAGAGAGATTCCAATTCCAACTTTATGGTCAGTTCCattgtgtttaagaacaaagtaAGCACAAAATATGTCCACATAGACTCTTTAAACCAAGATGGCATAGAAACAAATCAAAGcaagcaagaaagaaagaaagaaagaaatgaaaccTGATATAATTCAATGTATATGAGGTTCAAACAAAACCAGATGAATTCGACAGCTTTTTTGGTCTTTTGTATTGAGTTTAATAACAATGTCAGTGGACAATAAGCTAACAAAAACTATGGGAACCACGATAGCATAGAAcccaaccaaaatcaacagAGAAATGCAAAATGGTCAGGGGAGATTCAAATTTCAAGTGGAAACGCCTCAAAGTATTTTGCTTTTGTCAACAACGGTCACTTCGattgtgtttaagaacaaagtaATTGCAGATTTTGTTTCAAATACCTTATAAACGTCTGAACAACAAGAATGTAATGCACAGTTGCTGCAAGAACATATACCTTGAAATTAGGCCTTGAATACCTTGAAATCCGTTGCTTCGCTTAGGGCTCGAATACCTTGAAACAATATAAGGATCAAAGTACCCCTTACATTCAGGTCTTTTCCATTAATCAGAGAGTTATATGGtattttccattgattttacaAACAAGGTAAGCACCAAAATAGTTTCACACATACTATATGGCCCATCAAAACCTAGAAGCCAGCCAGTAACAAGCAGGAAGCCATGAAATTTACATGGGTCAGCACACACTCAAAGGGAAAGCCAGTAAAATTCAATGTATCCAATTAACAATCAAAACCAGAAGAATCAAAGAGCTATATGGtcttttccattgattttacaAACAAGGTAAGCAGCAAGAATAAAATATACGATTCTCGCATGAAACACTTGGTAAATTCAAGGTATACCATTGAAGAAGAAACCCAGATGAAGAAGATGTATTAGGAAGCTTTACCGTCTGTGTCCATAAGAAACCCataagaaacacaaaaatcagCAAGAACTTGAAAGTGATAACAGAAACACACATCAATTTTGCtggaaacaaacaaaatacatTGAAATTAGGGTTCCATTACACTGAAAATACCTTGAAATTAGGGTTTCTCAAATGCTTGATGGTTAGGAAACAATGTGATAGTTCATCGACAATACAATCGCCGCttgaaattgaaagaaaaagacGAAGAAAGCTTTTGCGGTAGTAAATATATTTGGAGGAATGGGTTACTATGATTGCATTTTTCAATGTATAAAGCCTCAAATCCTGACAGGTTTTAAATGGTCTAGAAAttagaatttcaaattttgaaatgaaatttcaattttgccACATGGATTGACTGACTAGGCATACCACATCAGCTTGGGATGTATTGGGACTATATTCTTTGGGCTATTTAGCAGCACCGGCTAAATTAACTTCAAATCCACCAAGAAAGTTGAGACAGAACTCAAAAAACGGTTGACTTATTTGACAGTTGAGAGTCCTATTTAAATGAATAAGGAAACCTTAATAATATTAAAAGTATTAATTTGATTAGAATTCCTATTCACTATTAAAACTCGTAATAATTTTATAAGAAATACACtgctaataaaaaagaaaaataattaaactctctcttaattaacaaagaaaactaTTCGCATCATGCACATGCtctttaaaaaaatgtcatgtTAATTACTATTAATTAGTTGGCATTTCTTAATCGTTACGTGTGATATGTTGTTTTAACTCATCAACTACTATACAAAAAAATCTTGATTGTTTACATATGATATGATCGATAATGAAGAATTTAATAACCATTGAATCTAGTCAGCCtagtaatttatttttgaaactaGGGAGACAATTACAAAAAAAGTTGGTGACAACGTAGAATTATATATCTATTTAAGATGCTTTTGGGACTACCTATGCACGAAGATTTTCAAgatctctaaaaaaaaaaacaaaaacaattaggTGAAGGTTCTTCAATTATTTGAGCTGTCCTAGTGCAGGATTTAAATAAAAGAGCATCTTGCTTCTACAATCTCCATTTGCTCCACAGTCTGTTTTAAATCTTGATAGCAACTGCAGCTTCATCCCCATCATGGATCATCAATTTCCTTCTTTTCCAGTTCTCTTGAGCTTTCTTGTTTTCATATTTATGCCGCTGAGAATATGGAGTAAATCAGAGGACAAGAAGTCAAATTCAGTCGCACCACCAGGTTCATGGAAGCTACCCCTTATAGGAAACTTGCACCAAATGATTGGCTGTCTGCCCCATCGCCGCCTACGAGATTTAGCCACAAAATACGGACCTATTATGCATCTTCAGGTAGGTGAAGTCTCCACTGTTATCTTTTCTTCGCCAGAAGTTGCCAAAGAAGTAATGAAAACAAATGACATTAAGTTTGCCACAAGACCTTATAGCCTTGCCGTAGATATCATATACTATAACATTAAAAATATTGGATTTGCGCCATATGGAGAATACTGGAGACAGATACGTAAACTCTGCATAGTGGAGGTCTTCAGTGGTAGAAGGGTTCAAGCGGCACGaccaataagagaagaagtgGTACTAGAGTTCATTAAATCCATTTCTCTTAAGGCGAGATCAAAAATAAACCTCAGCGAGATGTTAACTTGGTTAACATTTGCAATCACAGTGAAGGCAGCATTTGGTGGGGTTAGTGAAAGGCATCAATCATTTGTTCCACttacaagaaaaataatggaGGTAGCCAATCTGTTCCCATCCATGAAATTCTTTCATACGATCAATGGGATGAGGACTCGACTTGAGAGGGTGCTTCGTGAAATTGATCAGATATTTGAAAGCCTAATTAATGAACATAAATTTAACAGGTCAAGAATCGATTCTAGTGATGCCGATAATTTCTTAgacattctcttgaatcttcaggAACACGGAGACTTCTCCTTTACAACATACAACATCAAAGCGGTTGTGCTAGTAAGTATTATATCTTTTTTACCTTGTTATGTTTTATCTCTTGTATGGAAAATATGATATACACTTCACTCATAAGCTTGAAAAGTAACAATTAGATCCAACAAACTACCATTGTTTTTAGCGAGTCTTGTTAATTAGTACTAAATTAATctaccttttttttcccttgggaATACGTAAAAGAAATGTACATGTCAAAtgctatcttttttttttcatgacatTTTCATTGCGGGGACTGAATCGTCGGCTACAACTTCAGAATGGGCATTGTCAGAACTGCTAAAGAATCCGAGAGTGATGGCAAAGGCTCAAACAGAGGTGAGGGacgtttttggtgaaaaggGATATGTAGATGAAGCAGGACTCAAAGAACTAGAATTCTTGAGAGCAGTTATCAAAGAAACTCTAAGGTTACATGCTCCAGCTCCATTGTTAGCTCCAAGAGAATGCATAGAGAGATGTCTGATTAATGGATATGAGATACCTGAAAAGACCAACATTATCATCAATGCATGGGCTATTGGAAGAGATCCCAACTATTGGACTAAAGAGCAGAGATTCTATCCGCAGAGATTCCTTGATAGCTCAATTGATTACAAGGCGAATAACTTTGAATATCTTTCATTTGGTACTGGAAGGAGGATATGTCCAGGAATTTCATTTGGGATAGCCAACATTGAGCTTCCACTTGCGCAGTTACTATACCATTTTGATTGGAAACTCCCTGATAATATCAAACAAGAAGATCTAGACATGACTGAACGTTTTGGTATTGTAGTTACAAGAAAAAGTGATCTGGTCTTAATTCCTATTCCTTATAATTCCCCTGTTGTTGAGGAAAACAAGTGATGTTAGCCTATATTACAACATTCTCGTTTGTTATATTACATTGAGTAAGTAGTCAAGTCTATGTTTATGTTAGATTGTTGTTCTTTGAATAATCTCACGAGATTATGTATGAAATGTTGTTATTTTACAGTTACATTACTTTGAGTTAGAAGTTAAGTGTTTTCTCCAGCTTGCTTCCATGAGATGTCCTTTCGAAAGATAGCTTGAATCAAcaaaagcttctttttttttcagtcaTCAACAAGTCTCTAGCTAATTCTAATAGATATGTTGTTTCGCTAATTCTTATAGTTTATTCCTTCCTTGTGCAAGAAACTATATTTTCTATTATGGTTCTTCTGATCCTTGAGCCATAGGAAGCAAATGTGCATTGGAAAAGAAGAGGAGCCCTTGATTCACATCAAATATGAAACAATAGATCTTGGTCATGTGTTTGAAAATTCTACTCAACAAGGCGTTCACATTTCTTATCAATAATCATAACCTTCTTCATCACAATCTCTACTTTCTCCACGGAACTCCAATCTTCCTCCTTCGCAATCCTTGCATGCTTCATTTTCTTTACGTTAATGGTGTTTAAAATTGTCAAAAGATCTAAATCAACTTTGAAACGACCTCCCGGGCCATGGAAGTTACCTCATATAGGAAACTTGCATCAAATGGTTGGCTCTGAACCCCACATTGCTCTACGTGATTTGGCCAAGACTATGGACCGTTCATGTACCTAAAAGTTGGAGAAGTTCCCACCCTTGTTGTTTCTTCAGCAAAGTACGCGAAAGAGGTATTGAAAACTCATGACAAAGTGTTTGCTTCAAGGCCTAAGTTAAACGCAGCGAAAATCCTTACTTAAATGATTTCACTAGCATTACTTTCTTACCATATGGCGAGTATTGGAGGCAGCTGTGAAAAATCTCCTTGATGGAGCTTTTCATAATGAAACGAATCCAGTCATTTCGATCGATAAGAGAACAAGAGATGTCTAAGTTGATCAATTGGGTTGTCTCAAACGCAGCAGGAGGATCACCAATCAACTTGACTGAAAAGGTATTCTCATCAACGTATACGGTTGTTTCAAGGGTGGCGTTGGGAGGCGAATCTGAAGAGAAGGATGAACTTGTATCGGTTGTTAAGGAATCTATAGACCTAGTAGGAGGGTTCAATATAGGAGATGTGTTTCCTTCCTTGAAATTGCTTCATTTGATTAGTGGGGTTAGCTCTAGGTTGGAAAATGTTCACCAGAGAAGCTCCAACATTCTTCAAAACATTATCAACCAACACATTAAGGCCATGGCAATACCACCCGAGGATGGGATATCTTGCGAACAAGATGATCGAAGATTTGGTTGGTGGTCTTCTCAAGTTTCACAAACCGGATGTTGAATTCCCATTAACTGTCAACAATATCAAAGCCGTAATTCAGGTTTGCTTGTTCATATTTACACCACTTTCGATCATTAGATATCATGATTTAGTTacttaattcaatttcttaCTTTAAATTGTAAAATCAGCCCAATatgcaaatatgatataaaCACTTTATAAGGATGTTTTTGGAGGTGGAGGTGAAACATCATCGGCAACTGTTGATTGGGCTATGGTAGAAATGATTAAAGACCCTAGAGTAATGAAAAAGGCACAAGTAGAGATAAGGTAGGTTTTCGACGACAAAGGAAGTTTCGATGAAGCCGCGATTCCTGAGTTGAAGTATTTGTAGTTAGTCATTAAAGAAACCCTAAGACTACACCCACCGATTCCACATTTACTTCCAAGAAAAAACGTCAGAACGACAAGTGATTGATGGATATGAAAGTGCTTATCGATGTGTGGGCGATCGGAAGAGATAGTGAGTATTGGGTTGATGCTGAAAGATTTTACCCAGAGAGGTTCCTAGATAGTCCTATTGAGTTCAAGGGTACTAATTTTGAGTACATTCCATTTGGTGCTAGAAGGAGGATATGTCCAGGCATGACATTTGGTCTTGCCAATTTTGACATCATGCTTTTGCAGTTGTTGTATCATTTTGATTGGAAACTCCCTGACGGGAAAAATCCTAAAGACCTTAACATGACAAATCTCTTCGGCATATCGATGAGAAGAAAAGATTATCTCTACTTGATTCCTACTCCTTATCCCTCCTAAAACCTTTATGAGCTTTAAAATTTGCATCATGCACTTGCTCTGTATAAAAATGTCATGTTAATTACTATTAATTAGTTGATATTTCTTAATCGTTACGTATGATCTGTTGTTTTAACTCATCAACcactataaaaaaaatcttgattGTTTATATATGACATGATCGATAATGAAGAATTTAATAACCATTGAATCTAGTCAGCCTAGTCATTTCATTTTGAAACTGTTGATGCAGGTTTTTGTTCGCCTGGCATCAATGCCTCCGCATCTCGAACCCTTGACCTGAGTGTGGGGGAAGCGAGACACTACCACTATACCAGCTGTAGTGGTAGTGTCTCGCTTCCCCCACACTCAGGTCAAGGGTTCGAGATGCGGAGGCGTTGATGCCAGGCGAACAAAAACCTGCATCAACAAAAAGGCGCCTTTTGGGAGGGGAGGCTTTTGTTCACCTGTATCCCGTAATCTCCCGAGAGGTTGGACCTCCGTGTCTCGAACCTGTGACCTCGATGGTGTGAGGCTGAGACACTACCACCACACCAGCTGGTGTAGTGGTAGTGTCTCGCTTCCCCCACACTCAGGTCAAGGGTTCGAGATGCGGAGGCGTTGATGCCAGGCGAACAAAAACCTGCATCAACAATTCTAGGGAGAGAATTGCAACAAAGTTGGTGACAACGTAGAATTATATATTTAAGATGGTTTTGGGACAACCTATGGATTTTTTGTTGAAGACATAAATTATTTATGGTTTTGGGTCAACATAGACTGGGAATAATCCTCCTTTTATTGATCATGTAATCAAGACGGACTGTCTCTTTCCTTCTTCTTAATGAAAGGTTTTtctcttccaaaaaaaaaaaatattttaaagatatcATGCAAATGATACTGATAGACATTCATGGTTAAAAAAGAGTGTTGAAAAcacaggaaaagaaaagaattagaAGGGTTCACTCTAGTTTAATTCACTCCACAATATTGGGATGATAAGGAATGGGGATTATGTAGAGATCTCTTTTTCTTCCAACTGCAGCACCAAAATTCTCAGTCATGTCCAGTTCTTCATGTTTGACATTATCAGGGAGCTTCCAATCAAAATAGAACAACAAATTCGCAAGCGGAAGCTCAACATTGGCTATTCCGAATGACATTCCTGGACATATCCTCCTTCCGGCACCGAATGGGATGAATTCAAAGTTAACCCCCTTATAGTCTATTGAGCTGTTGAGGAATCTTTCCAGATAGAACCTCTCAGCTTCAGTCCAATAATTTGGATCTCTTCCGATCGCCCATGCATTGATGATCACTTTGGATTTCGCTAGTATTTCATCTCCGTTTATATTACATTTCTCTCTACATTCTCTTGGAAGTAACAATGGAACAGGAGGGTGTAATCTCAGTGTTTCTTTGATAACCAACTTCAAGAATTTTAATTCTTCGAGACCTACTTCATCGACGTATCCTTTAGAACCGAAGACTTGTCTCACCTCTGCTCGTGCCTTTTCCATCACTTTCGGATTCTTCAGCAGTTCTAACATTGTCCATTCCATAGTTGTAGATGATGTCTCACTCCCAGCAATAAAAATGTCCTAAAGATGGTTTTTACTTAAACTGGTTAGTATTATTGATTATATATTCAAACACTGAATAAAAACATCAATTcaccttaatatatatatgaaagagTTACTCTCAtcggttttcatttttttttgcttattttacggttttctttcttcttttcctcataAATGTGCATAGACGATGAGTATTGTTTTTGAACGTCACCTGGAGCCATGTATCCGATAGTGGCAATGTCACGGTTCGTTTCAAAGCTTCTCCTTCCATCCTAGCGAGAGAGTCGTGAGTGGCCTTTCACCAGGCACCGCAAAGCTAAGATCACTGCTGCCTCATTCTAGCTGCATATATGAAAGAGTAGAATGAAGTTCTTAAGTATTTTCTTCCCCTCCAAAAATAAAAGATTGAACCATTCCATTCCATTTTGAGAAACCTTACGTCGTGTTTTaatctccttcaaaagctttttcttGATCTTTTTGAGCATAACCAAGGCGTCGCACATGTTTGTCCTACCTTGTGGTGATTCTTCTGTGCAAGCGAAAGCCAATTCCATAAGGGATGACACACACTTTAATTTGGCGACAAAATGTTCGTCCTCTCTCTTCAACAAATCAGCATCCGCAACTTCAGCCAGATCAACAGCTA
Proteins encoded in this region:
- the LOC119986046 gene encoding cytochrome P450 71D10-like isoform X2, coding for MAKAQTEVRDVFGEKGYVDEAGLKELEFLRAVIKETLRLHAPAPLLAPRECIERCLINGYEIPEKTNIIINAWAIGRDPNYWTKEQRFYPQRFLDSSIDYKANNFEYLSFGTGRRICPGISFGIANIELPLAQLLYHFDWKLPDNIKQEDLDMTERFGIVVTRKSDLVLIPIPYNSPVVEENK
- the LOC119986106 gene encoding cytochrome P450 71D9-like, which encodes MDHQFPSFPVLLSFLVFIFMPLRIWSKSEDKKSNSVAPPGSWKLPLIGNLHQMIGCLPHRRLRDLATKYGPIMHLQVGEVSTVIFSSPEVAKEVMKTNDIKFATRPYSLAVDIIYYNIKNIGFAPYGEYWRQIRKLCIVEVFSGRRVQAARPIREEVVLEFIKSISLKARSKINLSEMLTWLTFAITVKAAFGGVSERHQSFVPLTRKIMEVANLFPSMKFFHTINGMRTRLERVLREIDQIFESLINEHKFNRSRIDSSDADNFLDILLNLQEHGDFSFTTYNIKAVVLIQQTTIVFSESC
- the LOC119986046 gene encoding cytochrome P450 71D10-like isoform X1, translating into MLSFFFHDIFIAGTESSATTSEWALSELLKNPRVMAKAQTEVRDVFGEKGYVDEAGLKELEFLRAVIKETLRLHAPAPLLAPRECIERCLINGYEIPEKTNIIINAWAIGRDPNYWTKEQRFYPQRFLDSSIDYKANNFEYLSFGTGRRICPGISFGIANIELPLAQLLYHFDWKLPDNIKQEDLDMTERFGIVVTRKSDLVLIPIPYNSPVVEENK
- the LOC119986108 gene encoding cytochrome P450 71D8-like translates to MDMKVLIDVWAIGRDSEYWVDAERFYPERFLDSPIEFKGTNFEYIPFGARRRICPGMTFGLANFDIMLLQLLYHFDWKLPDGKNPKDLNMTNLFGISMRRKDYLYLIPTPYPS
- the LOC119986109 gene encoding cytochrome P450 71D10-like; translation: MEGEALKRTVTLPLSDTWLQVTFKNNTHRLCTFMRKRRKKTDIFIAGSETSSTTMEWTMLELLKNPKVMEKARAEVRQVFGSKGYVDEVGLEELKFLKLVIKETLRLHPPVPLLLPRECREKCNINGDEILAKSKVIINAWAIGRDPNYWTEAERFYLERFLNSSIDYKGVNFEFIPFGAGRRICPGMSFGIANVELPLANLLFYFDWKLPDNVKHEELDMTENFGAAVGRKRDLYIIPIPYHPNIVE